Proteins from one Triticum aestivum cultivar Chinese Spring chromosome 7A, IWGSC CS RefSeq v2.1, whole genome shotgun sequence genomic window:
- the LOC123147674 gene encoding uncharacterized protein, protein MNTVLTMSGIDGEEPHSEVHQFMNRAVAMSDMDVQEPLSEVSIDPSRPVNIVDEDDDWVIVKKQRITILIPPLSPAAASPQAGTPIVSSRQVSLPRMSRRNCNAATKKHPKYFSTKKSLEGLGVDACIKKSRTCPSERIVHEDDAKMRGESSRSAAALVVKSEWTKHADHAVEGLSHKATEKATSPLGNMYDPGMPIISSNVTNKVLRARLLQRRVARFGGLRNWLLTCGLGWFVKKLDSEGIGMYQMVSLTMNQLKEMGLIAVGPRRKLIHAIDSVCKPGQFEMFS, encoded by the coding sequence ATGAACACAGTGCTAACCATGTCTGGTATCGATGGTGAGGAACCGCATTCAGAGGTTCATCAGTTTATGAACAGAGCAGTAGCTATGTCAGATATGGATGTTCAGGAACCACTTTCAGAGGTTTCCATTGATCCATCACGGCCAGTGAATATAGTTGATGAGGACGATGATTGGGTTATAGTCAAGAAACAGCGGATCACCATATTGATCCCTCCACTATCACCTGCGGCTGCAAGCCCTCAAGCTGGCACACCCATAGTAAGTTCTAGACAGGTTAGCCTACCAAGAATGAGCAGGAGAAACTGCAATGCTGCCACAAAGAAGCATCCAAAATATTTTTCTACGAAGAAATCTTTGGAGGGCCTTGGCGTCGACGCCTGCATCAAGAAATCTCGAACCTGCCCTTCTGAAAGAATTGTTCATGAAGATGATGCAAAGATGAGGGGAGAATCGTCACGAAGTGCTGCTGCCCTTGTTGTAAAGTCTGAGTGGACTAAACATGCAGATCATGCTGTTGAAGGACTGTCCCATAAAGCCACTGAGAAAGCAACAAGTCCACTCGGCAACATGTATGATCCTGGGATGCCAATTATTTCTTCAAATGTCACAAATAAGGTACTGCGAGCACGACTTCTTCAGAGACGGGTTGCTCGGTTCGGTGGGCTGAGGAATTGGCTTTTGACTTGCGGTCTTGGATGGTTTGTCAAAAAATTGGACAGTGAAGGTATTGGGATGTATCAGATGGTCTCCCTTACAATGAACCAGCTGAAAGAGATGGGCCTTATTGCCGTAGGACCACGGAGAAAACTAATCCATGCTATTGACAGTGTCTGCAAGCCCGGTCAGTTTGAGATGTTTTCTTGA